Proteins encoded by one window of Paroedura picta isolate Pp20150507F chromosome 9, Ppicta_v3.0, whole genome shotgun sequence:
- the LOC143844309 gene encoding uncharacterized protein LOC143844309 yields MYIIQEAPRKTKEGRQDLRSSPRKEHLPGVMTPGPAGEERPPPAASGSSASGEEKAVGGRRGTQEDQGGKARTCAWCNDTRACGGRAAPSSRVRELRFRGGEGGRRVEIISNSF; encoded by the exons atgtacattatccaag agGCACCCAGGAAGACCAAGGAGGGAAGGCAAGACCTCCGCTCTTCCCCCAGGAAAGAACATCTGCCTGGTGTAATGACACCAGGGCCTGCGGGGGAAGAGCGGCCCCCTCCAGCCGCGTCAGGGAGCTCCGCTTCCGGGGAGGAGAAGGCGGTAGGCGGGCGGAG agGCACCCAGGAAGACCAAGGAGGGAAGGCAAGAACATGTGCCTGGTGTAATGACACTAGGGCTTGCGGGGGAAGAGCGGCCCCCTCCAGCCGCGTCAGGGAGCTCCGCTTCCGGGGAGGAGAAGGTGGTAGGCGGGTGGAG ATAATATCCAATTCCttctaa